From the genome of Pseudomonas bubulae:
CGACATTATTGAAGATGCTGCGCGTACCGCGCTTGAAGGACACTCCCTTCAGCTCGACCGCGTAGGCGTTATCGGCGCTCATCTAAACTCCTTGCGATGCAGCCTCTGCCTCTCACCCGGACACCAAACTTCTTGTGAAGAAGCACGCGTTCCCTGGCGGGCCGAACTGGCGGCGAACTATACCACTGCTCATAGTGACCGCCCAAGACCGAAGGAGTGCCGGTTAAGTCTCAGTACAGTGAAATAAAGATGTTTTTTCTGCAAACACACGCGCACTTTGTAAGCACATGCAATAAAGCACAGCGATCAAGCGTGAGGGAACGCCACATAACCGCTATAATCGTTGCCTTTTCTCAGGCTACCCGACTTCAACCATGAGCCAATCCAGCGACCTGATCCAATCCGCCCAACGCACCATCCGCCTCGAACTGGAAGCCGTAGAGGGCTTGCTGACACATATCGACGCAGATTTCGTACGCGCTTGCGAGATGATTTTGGCCAGTAAAGGCCGGGTGGTCGTGGTCGGCATGGGCAAGTCAGGACACATCGGCAATAAAATTGCCGCAACCCTGGCCAGCACCGGCACCACGGCTTTTTTTGTCCACCCGGCAGAAGCCAGCCACGGCGACATGGGCATGATTACCCGCGATGACATTATCCTCGCACTGTCCAACTCCGGCTCGACCGCCGAAATCGTCACCCTGCTGCCACTGATCAAGCGCCTGGGCATCAAGCTGATCAGCATGACCGGCAACCCCGAATCGCCGCTGGCCAAGGCCGCCGATGTCAGCCTGGATGCCCGCGTGGCCCAGGAAGCCTGCCCGTTGAATCTGGCACCGACCTCGTCCACCACGGCAACCTTGGTGCTGGGCGATGCACTGGCTATTGCCCTGCTTGAAGCTCGCGGTTTTACTGCAGAAGATTTCGCCTTTTCCCACCCCGGCGGAGCACTGGGCCGACGCCTATTGCTGAAAGTGGAAAACGTCATGCACTCTGGCGATGAACTGCCGCAAGTCGTGCGCGGTACATTGCTCAAGGAAGCGTTGATGGAAATGACCCACAAGGGCCTGGGCATGACCGTCGTCATAGAAGAGGACGGTCGACTGGCCGGAATCTTTACTGACGGCGACTTGCGCCGCACCCTGGACCGCGAAATCGACATCCGCAACGCCACCATCGACGCGGTCATGACCCCGCACGGCAAAACCGCCCGCGCCGACATGCTGGCAGCCGAAGCCCTTAAAATCATGGAAGACCACAAAATCAGCGCGCTGGTGGTGGTCGACAAGCAAGATCGTCCGGTTGGCGCCTTGAACATGCACGATCTGCTACGCGCAGGAGTAATGTAATGACCCAGGAACTTCTCAAGCGCGGCAAGGGCATCAAGCTGGCCATTTTTGACGTTGACGGCGTATTGACCGACGGCCGCCTGTATTTCCTCGAAGATGGCAGCGAATTCAAGACCTTCAATACCCTCGACGGCCAGGGCATCAAGATGCTTATGGCCGCCGGTGTGCAAACGGCAATTATCAGCGGCCGCAAAACCCCGGTGGTCGAGCGTCGCGCACAAAACCTGGGCATCCCGTATCTGTACCAGGGCCGCGAAGACAAATTGGTCGTACTGGACGAGCTTCTTGGCCAACTCAACCTAAGCTATGAACAGGTTGCTTACCTGGGAGATGACTTGCCCGACCTGCCGGTTATCCGCCGGGTAGGTCTGGGCATGGCCGTGGCCAACGCTGCGGACTTTGTCCGCGAGCACGCCCACGGGGTAACCCGGGCGCGGGGTGGCGAAGGTGCCGCCCGTGAATTCTGCGAGCTGATTCTGCGTGCCCAGGGCAGCCTGGACGCAGCCCACGCCGCCTACCTATAGAGCTTTCTATGCTGAGCAAAAAGATTCGCCAAATAGTGCTGTTTACAGTGATTGCCTCGCTGTTTGCAGCTGCTGGCTACTGGAATATCAGGCCGGAACGTTTTCTCAATGCCCCTACCCTGGCGGTGGATGAAAACGCTATCGACTACTACGCCACCAATGCACACAGCCGTCAGTTTTTACCTGACGGCAAGCTGCAGTACGACATGACGTCCGAGAAGCTTGAACATTTGAAGGCTTCCGAGGTCACTCAGATGACCCAACCGAAAATGCAGCTCTACCGCGGCACGGCCTACCCGTGGCACGTGCAGAGCGAGCGCGGTGAAGTCAACCCGGATGGCACCGAGGTCGAGCTTATCGATTCGGTGCGCATCGCGCGCACTGACGAAAAAAACCGCACCACCATTATTACCAGTACCCGTATGACTGTATTCCCCCAGAAGGAATATGCGCAGACCGAGCGAGACGTTAGAATCGACGGCGCTGGCGGCGTAACCACTGGCAAGGGCATGAAAGCATATTTGAAAGACGGCAGGATGGACCTGCTGTCCAACGTAAGAGGACAGTATGAGTCTCGTTAAAACCCTCCCTTTATTGCTCAGCCTGAGCGCAGCACTGGGAAGCGTGAGCGCCTGGGCTCTGCCGAACGACACCGAACAACCTATTCGCATCCAGGCCAACGAGGCACAACTGGATGACAAGCAAGGTATTGCCACCTACAAGGGCGATGTCATCATCACCCAGGGCTCGATGAAAATCACCGGCAACACCGTCACCATCACCCGTAATGCTGCGGGCGAAATCGACGTGGTGACATCCGTCGGCAACCTGGCCTACTTCGAGCAACTGCAAAAAGCCACTGACCCCAAACCGGTACAGGCTTATGCCGTCACCATTCAATACCATGCACCACAAAACCGCATCGTACTGATTGACAAGGCCAAAGTGATTAACGACGGCAATACCACCGAGGGCGAGAAAATCGTCTACGACACGGTAAAACAAATTGCCAGTGCCGGTCGCGCCAATGGCGCCAATGTCACCGCACCTCGCCCGCGCATCGACATGGTGATCCAGCCCAAGAAGAAAACCGACCAGCAGAAGGCCCAGTAATGGCAACTCTGAAAGCCCAGCATCTGGCCAAAAGCTACAAGAGCCGTCAGGTAGTACGTGATGTCAGCCTGTCGATCGACAGCGGGCAAATCGTGGGCCTGCTCGGCCCCAACGGCGCGGGCAAAACCACCTGTTTCTACATGATTGTCGGCCTGGTGCACGCCGATCAGGGTCGCGTACTGATCGATGACCTGGACGTCAGCCACGAGCCCATGCATGGTCGCGCACGCGCCGGTATCGGTTACTTGCCACAGGAAGCCTCGATCTTTCGCAAGCTGTCGGTGGCCGACAACATCATGGCAATCCTCGAAACCCGCAAGGAGCTCGACAAGACCGGTCGTCGCAAGGAGCTGGAAAGCCTGCTGCAGGAATTCCATATCAACCATATTCGCGACAACCTGGGCATGAGCCTGTCGGGCGGTGAGCGCCGTCGGGTAGAAATTGCCCGCGCACTGGCCACGGCACCCAAGTTCATCCTGCTCGACGAACCCTTTGCCGGTGTCGATCCGATCTCGGTGGGCGACATCAAACAAATCATCTACCACCTCAAAGCCAAGGGCATTGGCGTGCTGATCACCGACCACAATGTCCGTGAAACCCTCGATATCTGCGAAACGGCCTATATCGTCAATGACGGTCAATTGATCGCTGAAGGCGATGCTGAAACGATTCTGGCCAACAAGTTGGTGCGGGAAGTTTACCTGGGTCACGAGTTCCGCCTGTAAGCCCGGACACATCATGGGCAGCCAGGGCATCCGGGCAGTAAAAATGCGCCAGCATTTTATTGCCCGAATATTCAACGGGGTGCTCTCGATCAGTTCACCACCCGCAAACTAATTTAGACCGCCCCCTAGGCAAACGCACCGGTTTCAGGCATATAATTTGCTTATGTTTGGCGCTCACGCGCCCTGTAGTGGATGGCGCCATGTGCGCCGGCGAATAAGGTGTTAAGCCCCTGCCATGAAACCATCGCTAGTCCTGAGAATGGGCCAGCAGCTGACAATGACACCTCAGCTGCAACAGGCCATCCGCCTGCTCCAATTGTCGACCCTCGATCTGCAACAGGAAATCCAGGAAGCCCTGGAGTCCAACCCCATGCTCGAGCGCCAGGAAGAAGGCGACGACTTCGACAATGCAGACCCCCTTGCCGATAACATTGAGCAAAAGCCCAATCCCGACGTTCAAGAGCCCACCTACCAGGAAACTGCCCAGACCGTAGACAATCTGGAAGACGGTGACTGGGGTGAGCGCATTCCCAACGAACTGCCCGTGGACACTGCCTGGGAAGACATCTACCAGACCAGCGCCAGCAGCCTGCCAAGCAACGACGATGACGAGTGGGACTTCACCACCCGCACCTCGACCGGTGAAAGCCTGCAAAGCCACCTGCTGTGGCAATTGAACCTGGCTCCGATGTCCGACACCGACCGTCTGATCGGCGTAACCCTGATCGACTGCATCAACAACCAGGGCTACCTGGACGAAACCCTCGAAGAAATCCTCGAAGCCTTTGATCCGGAACTGGACATTGAACTCGATGAAATCGAAGCCGTCCTGCATCGCATCCAGCAATTCGAACCGGCTGGCATTGGCGCGCGCAACCTGGGCGAATGCCTGCTCCTGCAATTGCGCCAACTGCCTGCCAAGACCCCCTGGCTGAGCGAGGCCAAGCGCCTGGTCACCGACTACATCGACCTGCTGGGCGCACGCGACTACAGCCAGCTGATGCGCCGCATGAAGCTCAAAGAGGACGAACTGCGCCAGGTCATTGAACTGGTACAGAGCCTCAACCCGCGCCCGGGTTCGCAAATCGAATCCAGCGAAGCCGAATACGTCGTACCTGACGTGATCGTGCGCAAGGACAACGAGCGCTGGCTGGTCGAGCTTAACCAGGAGTCCGTACCGCGCCTGCGGGTGAACGCGCAATACGCCGGTTTCGTACGCAGAGCCGATACCAGCGCCGACAACACCTTTATGCGCAACCAGCTGCAGGAAGCACGCTGGTTTATCAAAAGCCTGCAAAGCCGCAACGAAACCCTGATGAAAGTGGCGACCCAGATCGTCGAGCACCAACGCGGATTTCTCGAGCATGGCGATGAAGCCATGAAACCCCTGGTACTGCACGATATCGCCGAAGCGGTGGGCATGCACGAATCCACCATTTCCCGGGTTACCACACAAAAATTCATGCATACCCCACGGGGTATTTATGAACTTAAATACTTTTTCTCCAGCCACGTCAGCACCTCTGAAGGCGGCGAATGCTCCTCCACCGCGATCCGTGCCATCATCAAAAAACTGGTTGCAGCGGAAAATCAGAAAAAGCCGTTGAGTGACAGCAAGATCGCTGGTTTACTGGAGGCACAAGGTATTCAGGTAGCCCGTCGCACCGTCGCCAAGTACCGCGAATCCCTCGGGATAGCGCCTTCGAGCGAACGCAAGCGTTTGATGTAAGCCACGGACCCCGGCGTTTCAGTGGCAGGCTGCTCGGCCTGCCGCTTTATGCAATGGCATCAAAGGAGAAACTGTATGCAAGTCAACATCAGTGGACACCAACTGGAAGTCACCGAACCGCTACGCGCATACATCGGCGAAAAACTCGACCGACTGGAGCGTCACTTCGACAAGATTACCAACGTACAGGTAACGATGGCGGTCGAAAAACTGAAACAGAAAATCGAGGCCACCTTGCACATCCATGGAGGAGAAGTCGTTGCCAACGCCGAGCATGACGATATGTATGCCGCCATCGATCTGCTCACTGACAAGCTTGATCGCCAACTGAAAAAGCATAAGGAAAAGACCCAAAGCCTGCTCCAGGGCGCGACCGGTCGTTAATACTCCCTACCCATGATCCGACTTGAAAGTATCCTGACCCCCGGCCGTTCCCTGGTGAACGCGCCGGGCGGCAGTAAAAAGCGTGCACTCGAACATATTGCCAACCTGATCAGCCGCGAAGTGCCTGGTCTCGAAATGCAGGATGTTTTCGAGAGCCTTATTGCCCGTGAAAAACTGGGTTCCACCGGTTTTGGCAACGGCATCGCCATACCCCATTGCCGCCTCAAGGGCTGCGAGTCGCCTGTAAGCGCCTTGCTGCACCTCGACGCCCCCATAGATTTCGACGCCATCGATGGCGCGCCGGTCGACCTACTTTTCGTTTTGCTGGTGCCAGAAGCGGCAACCGATGCACACCTGGAACTGCTCCGGCAGATTGCCAGCATGCTCGATCGCAAAGACGTGCGCGAAAGACTGCGCAACGCACCTAGCAACGAAGCGTTGTATCAGGTTGTTCTGGACGTACAGAACGGTCATTAATCATGCGCTTAGTCATAGTCAGCGGACGCTCCGGCTCCGGTAAAAGCACTGCCCTCGCCGTCCTTGAAGACAACGGTTTCTATTGCATCGACAACCTGCCAGCCGGCTTGCTGCCGGAACTGGCCGAACGCGCGTTGATTCACACTGAACTGGCCCAGCCACTGGTGGCCGTTTCGATCGATGCGCGCAACCTGCCGAGTCATTTGTCACGTTTTCCGCAGTTGCTTGAAGAGGTGCGTAACCGGCATATCCAGTGCGACGTGCTGTACCTGGATGCCGACGAAGAAACCTTGCTCAAGCGCTTCTCGGAAACCCGCAGGCGCCACCCGCTCAGCAGCGCGAGCCGCTCCCTTGCCGAAGCCATTCGCGATGAAACCCAGCTTTTGGGCCCCATTGCCGACCTCGCTGACCTGACCATCAACACCACCAATCTGAATCTGTATCAGTTACGTGACACCATCAAGCTGCGTCTGCTGAACAAGCCAGAGCCAGGCACCGCCTTTTTGGTGGAGTCGTTCGGTTTCAAGCGCGGTATGCCGGTGGATGCCGACCTGGTGTTTGACGTGCGTTGCCTGCCCAACCCGTACTGGAAACCCGAGCTGCGCGAGCAGTCAGGGCTGGACCAGCCGGTAGCCGATTATCTGGCGGCGCAACCTGATGTCGAAGAGATGTTCCAGGACATCTCCAGCTACCTGCTTAAATGGCTACCGCGCTTTGCAGCCAGCAACCGCGCCTATGTGACAATCGGAATCGGCTGCACGGGCGGGCATCACCGCTCCGTGTACCTGACCGAACGCCTGGGCAAATGCCTGCAAGAAACTCTGAAGAACGTCCAGGTTCGCCACCGCGACCTTACTTGAAGGATCTACCCCGCGATGCCTGCAGTGGAAATTGAAATCATCAACAAACTGGGCTTGCACGCCCGTGCATCGGCAAAGTTTGTCGGCATCGCAGGGCAGTTCCCATGTCAGATCCAGGCGGGTCGCACCCCTGAGTCGATGGTCGACGGCAAAAGCATCATGGCCATGATGATGCTGGCCGCCGGCAAGGGCACAACCATCCACATCAAGACCGAAGGTGAGAAGGATCAGGAAGCGCTGGACGCACTGGTTGCCCTGATCAATAACTACTTTGATGAAGGCGAATAAGCCTGAAGCCTTTTCGACGCAGCGGCAGGGAAACTGCCGCTGTGGGAGCGAGCCTGCTCGCGAAGGTCGTTCGCGAGCAGGCTCGCTCCCACGGCAGGAATTGATCGACTAAAGAGTATCTGCAGAGATCGATTCAACCAAGCGCCGTATCCATCACCATCATCAAACAAAAGCCGACACACAGCCCCAGGCTCGCCAGCTTTTCGTGGCCATTGCGCCGCGACTCGGGGATGACTTCCTGGGTGACCACCAGCAGCATCGCCCCGGCCGCCAATGCCAGACCCAACGGCAACAGCACCTCGGCCAAGTTGACCAGCCAGGCACAGAGCACCGCAAAGACCGGTTCAACCAGACCTGATGCAGCACCAATCAGGAACGCCTTGACCCGCGACATGCCCGCCCCTGCCAATACAAGGGCAATCACCAGGCCTTCCGGCACATCCTGCAACGCAATGCCCATCGCCAGGCTATCGGCATCCGGCATGCCGCCACCCGCCGACACCCCGACCGCCATGCCTTCAGGAATGTTGTGCGCCACAATGGCAATCACAAACAACCAGATGCGCGGCGCGATGACCGGCTCACCGGGGCGACTGACAAATACCTCCGGCCCGGCGCCCGAGACCTTGCGATCCACCAGAAACAGGCAGAATGCGCCCAGCAGGATCCCTGCACTTATAAGCCCGCTGGCGGGCCAGGGTGACAACCCCAGGCTTTGCGCTGCCGCAATGCCCGGCACAATCAGCGAAAAGGCCGTGGCCGCCAGCATCACACCGGCCCCAAAGCCCAGCAGAGTGTCACTGACCGCCACCGGCATTTTTCGAATAACCAGGACAGGCACGGCGCCTAACGCCGTGCCCAGTGCACACAACGCACCGCCCTGCAGCGCCCGCAGCAGCCGGGGCTCCAGATCCAGCCAGACCAGCCCCTTGGCAACCAACAGGGCCGTACCCGCCAACAGCAAAAGCGTACCGAAGGCATAGCGAAACATTCGAACGCCACCGACCGCTAAAATTTGCGTGCCCATAATCCGCCTGAATCCTTTCGTTGCGCTTAGCCAATCGCCGCTTGATAGCGTCGCGCCACTTCCGGCCAGTTGATCACGTTGTAAAACGCGTTGATATATTCCGGGCGGCGGTTTTGATAGCGCAGGTAATACGCGTGCTCCCACACATCAAGCCCCAGGATCGGCGTATTGCCGTTCATCAGCGGGCTGTCCTGGTTGCCGCTGCTTTCGATTACCAGCGTTTTTTGCGGGGTCACGCTCAACCATGCCCAGCCACTGCCAAAACGCGTCAGCGCGGCTTTGGTAAAGTTTTCCTTGAACACCTCCAGACCACCCAACTGCTCGTCAATCGCCTTGGCCAGCGCACCTTCGGGCTTACCCCCGCCTTTAGGGCTCATGACTTCCCAGAACAACGAGTGGTTGGCATGCCCGCCACCCTGGTTGATCACTGCAGCGCGCAGCTTTTCGGGCAACTGATGAACACTGGCCACCAGTTTTTCCACCGGCCACTTGGCCCATTCGGTGCCCTCTACGGCCGCATTGAGGTTGTTGATGTAGGTCTGGTGATGCTTGGTGTAGTGAATTTCCATGGTTTGCGCATCAATATGCGGTTCAAGCGCGTCATAGGCATAAGGCAATGCAGGCAAGGTGTAAGTCATTTCAATGTGCTCCTAAGTGATGGCCGCTAACTGTCGAGAACTCATGGCTGCTCTGAGCCACATTGCTTTTGAGCAACAGGTTGGAACGCGGGTACTCGCCGTACTCACTGATAAAATTCAAAAGCTCTACGTAGGTCTTGCTGCTCTGACGCAGCGCCGCTTCACGCAATGCTGTCGGCAGGCGCGCGTTCTGCATGGTTTGCAACAATCGCTGATGAATCGCACAGAGGTACTCCACGCTCTCCTCCGGTTGATTGAGGCGCAAATGCAGATCCGCCAGGTTGTGGTGTGAAATGACGCAGGCGGCCACTGCTTCGTCGGCATCACTCCAGCGCTCGAACAGCACCTGGGCCAGGGCCAGCGCCTGCAGATAATGCTCGCGGGCATCGACCAGTTCGCCTTCGGCGAAACAGCGGTTGGCTCTTTCGATCGTGCGTTTCCAGTGATCCATGTGAACCTCCAAAGCAGTGTCGATGGATTAAACGCCGCCGGCGGTGAGTTTCTCGGGGTCGAGAAGGACCTCAAGCTGGCTGCGTGACAAATCCGTGTATTCAAGTGCCACATCGATTACCGGGCGCCCTTGCTGGTAAGCGGTCTTGGCAATTTCGGCGGCTTTTTGATAACCGATGATCGGGTTCAGTGCCGTTACCAGGATCGGATTGCGCGACAGCGCCTCCTTGAGCTTGGCTTCATTGACCTTGAAGCTGGCTATGGCCTTGTCAGCCAACAGGCGGCTTGAGTTGGCCATGAGTTCGATGCTGCTCAACAGGTTGTGCGCAATCACCGGCAGCATGACGTTCAGTTCGAAATTGCCGGACTGACCTGCCACGGTGATCGCCGCGTCGTTGCCGATGACCTGGGCCGCGACCATCGCCGTGGCTTCCGGAATCACCGGATTGACCTTGCCCGGCATGATCGACGAGCCCGGCTGTAACGCCTCAAGTTCGATTTCGCCCAGACCGGCCAGGGGGCCGGAGTTCATCCAGCGCAGGTCGTTGGCGATTTTCATCAGTGACACTGCCGTGGCCTTCAACTGACCAGAAACAGCCACTGCGGTGTCTTGCGAACCAATCAAGGCAAACAGGTCCTTGCCCGGCGTGAAGGCCACCCCGGTCAGCTCGCTGAGTTGCTGACTGAATAACGCAGCAAACTGCGGGTGGGCGTTAATCCCGGTGCCCACCGCGGTACCGCCCTGGGCCAGGGCTTGCAGAGCTGGCTGCAGGTTATGCAAATGCTCGATATTGGCCTTGAGCTGCTGCGCCCAGCCATTGAGCACCTGGCTCATGCGTACCGGCATCGCGTCCATCAAGTGGGTGCGCCCGGTTTTGACGTAGGCGTGAACCTCGATCGCCTTGCGCTCGATAACCTGCACCAGATGGCTCAGCGCCGGCAGCAACTGCTCGTGCAGGCCCAGTGCAGCGCTGACATGGATGGTGGTCGGGATAATGTCGTTGCTGCTTTGCCCGCAGTTGACGTGATCGTTGGGGTTCACCGGCTCGCCCAGCAGCCGCGTGGCCAGGGTTGCAATCACTTCGTTGGCATTCATGTTGGAGCTGGTGCCCGAACCGGTCTGGAAAATATCCACCGGGAAGTGCTCCATGAAATCACCGGTCAACAGGATCTGGGTGGCCTCGACAATCGCCTCGCCCTGGGCCGCGCTGATCTGCTTGAGTTCAACGTTGGCCAGGGCCGCTGC
Proteins encoded in this window:
- a CDS encoding ZIP family metal transporter translates to MGTQILAVGGVRMFRYAFGTLLLLAGTALLVAKGLVWLDLEPRLLRALQGGALCALGTALGAVPVLVIRKMPVAVSDTLLGFGAGVMLAATAFSLIVPGIAAAQSLGLSPWPASGLISAGILLGAFCLFLVDRKVSGAGPEVFVSRPGEPVIAPRIWLFVIAIVAHNIPEGMAVGVSAGGGMPDADSLAMGIALQDVPEGLVIALVLAGAGMSRVKAFLIGAASGLVEPVFAVLCAWLVNLAEVLLPLGLALAAGAMLLVVTQEVIPESRRNGHEKLASLGLCVGFCLMMVMDTALG
- the rapZ gene encoding RNase adapter RapZ, whose translation is MRLVIVSGRSGSGKSTALAVLEDNGFYCIDNLPAGLLPELAERALIHTELAQPLVAVSIDARNLPSHLSRFPQLLEEVRNRHIQCDVLYLDADEETLLKRFSETRRRHPLSSASRSLAEAIRDETQLLGPIADLADLTINTTNLNLYQLRDTIKLRLLNKPEPGTAFLVESFGFKRGMPVDADLVFDVRCLPNPYWKPELREQSGLDQPVADYLAAQPDVEEMFQDISSYLLKWLPRFAASNRAYVTIGIGCTGGHHRSVYLTERLGKCLQETLKNVQVRHRDLT
- a CDS encoding aspartate ammonia-lyase; translated protein: MSNTRIERDSMGELRVPESALYGAQTQRAVDNFPISHQRMPAQFIRALILAKGAAALANVELKQISAAQGEAIVEATQILLTGDFMEHFPVDIFQTGSGTSSNMNANEVIATLATRLLGEPVNPNDHVNCGQSSNDIIPTTIHVSAALGLHEQLLPALSHLVQVIERKAIEVHAYVKTGRTHLMDAMPVRMSQVLNGWAQQLKANIEHLHNLQPALQALAQGGTAVGTGINAHPQFAALFSQQLSELTGVAFTPGKDLFALIGSQDTAVAVSGQLKATAVSLMKIANDLRWMNSGPLAGLGEIELEALQPGSSIMPGKVNPVIPEATAMVAAQVIGNDAAITVAGQSGNFELNVMLPVIAHNLLSSIELMANSSRLLADKAIASFKVNEAKLKEALSRNPILVTALNPIIGYQKAAEIAKTAYQQGRPVIDVALEYTDLSRSQLEVLLDPEKLTAGGV
- a CDS encoding HAD family hydrolase yields the protein MTQELLKRGKGIKLAIFDVDGVLTDGRLYFLEDGSEFKTFNTLDGQGIKMLMAAGVQTAIISGRKTPVVERRAQNLGIPYLYQGREDKLVVLDELLGQLNLSYEQVAYLGDDLPDLPVIRRVGLGMAVANAADFVREHAHGVTRARGGEGAAREFCELILRAQGSLDAAHAAYL
- the ptsN gene encoding PTS IIA-like nitrogen regulatory protein PtsN → MIRLESILTPGRSLVNAPGGSKKRALEHIANLISREVPGLEMQDVFESLIAREKLGSTGFGNGIAIPHCRLKGCESPVSALLHLDAPIDFDAIDGAPVDLLFVLLVPEAATDAHLELLRQIASMLDRKDVRERLRNAPSNEALYQVVLDVQNGH
- a CDS encoding RNA polymerase factor sigma-54 translates to MKPSLVLRMGQQLTMTPQLQQAIRLLQLSTLDLQQEIQEALESNPMLERQEEGDDFDNADPLADNIEQKPNPDVQEPTYQETAQTVDNLEDGDWGERIPNELPVDTAWEDIYQTSASSLPSNDDDEWDFTTRTSTGESLQSHLLWQLNLAPMSDTDRLIGVTLIDCINNQGYLDETLEEILEAFDPELDIELDEIEAVLHRIQQFEPAGIGARNLGECLLLQLRQLPAKTPWLSEAKRLVTDYIDLLGARDYSQLMRRMKLKEDELRQVIELVQSLNPRPGSQIESSEAEYVVPDVIVRKDNERWLVELNQESVPRLRVNAQYAGFVRRADTSADNTFMRNQLQEARWFIKSLQSRNETLMKVATQIVEHQRGFLEHGDEAMKPLVLHDIAEAVGMHESTISRVTTQKFMHTPRGIYELKYFFSSHVSTSEGGECSSTAIRAIIKKLVAAENQKKPLSDSKIAGLLEAQGIQVARRTVAKYRESLGIAPSSERKRLM
- the lptC gene encoding LPS export ABC transporter periplasmic protein LptC, with amino-acid sequence MLSKKIRQIVLFTVIASLFAAAGYWNIRPERFLNAPTLAVDENAIDYYATNAHSRQFLPDGKLQYDMTSEKLEHLKASEVTQMTQPKMQLYRGTAYPWHVQSERGEVNPDGTEVELIDSVRIARTDEKNRTTIITSTRMTVFPQKEYAQTERDVRIDGAGGVTTGKGMKAYLKDGRMDLLSNVRGQYESR
- the lptB gene encoding LPS export ABC transporter ATP-binding protein — protein: MATLKAQHLAKSYKSRQVVRDVSLSIDSGQIVGLLGPNGAGKTTCFYMIVGLVHADQGRVLIDDLDVSHEPMHGRARAGIGYLPQEASIFRKLSVADNIMAILETRKELDKTGRRKELESLLQEFHINHIRDNLGMSLSGGERRRVEIARALATAPKFILLDEPFAGVDPISVGDIKQIIYHLKAKGIGVLITDHNVRETLDICETAYIVNDGQLIAEGDAETILANKLVREVYLGHEFRL
- a CDS encoding superoxide dismutase, whose protein sequence is MTYTLPALPYAYDALEPHIDAQTMEIHYTKHHQTYINNLNAAVEGTEWAKWPVEKLVASVHQLPEKLRAAVINQGGGHANHSLFWEVMSPKGGGKPEGALAKAIDEQLGGLEVFKENFTKAALTRFGSGWAWLSVTPQKTLVIESSGNQDSPLMNGNTPILGLDVWEHAYYLRYQNRRPEYINAFYNVINWPEVARRYQAAIG
- a CDS encoding HPr family phosphocarrier protein, with amino-acid sequence MPAVEIEIINKLGLHARASAKFVGIAGQFPCQIQAGRTPESMVDGKSIMAMMMLAAGKGTTIHIKTEGEKDQEALDALVALINNYFDEGE
- a CDS encoding KpsF/GutQ family sugar-phosphate isomerase, translated to MSQSSDLIQSAQRTIRLELEAVEGLLTHIDADFVRACEMILASKGRVVVVGMGKSGHIGNKIAATLASTGTTAFFVHPAEASHGDMGMITRDDIILALSNSGSTAEIVTLLPLIKRLGIKLISMTGNPESPLAKAADVSLDARVAQEACPLNLAPTSSTTATLVLGDALAIALLEARGFTAEDFAFSHPGGALGRRLLLKVENVMHSGDELPQVVRGTLLKEALMEMTHKGLGMTVVIEEDGRLAGIFTDGDLRRTLDREIDIRNATIDAVMTPHGKTARADMLAAEALKIMEDHKISALVVVDKQDRPVGALNMHDLLRAGVM
- the hpf gene encoding ribosome hibernation-promoting factor, HPF/YfiA family translates to MQVNISGHQLEVTEPLRAYIGEKLDRLERHFDKITNVQVTMAVEKLKQKIEATLHIHGGEVVANAEHDDMYAAIDLLTDKLDRQLKKHKEKTQSLLQGATGR
- the lptA gene encoding lipopolysaccharide transport periplasmic protein LptA yields the protein MSLVKTLPLLLSLSAALGSVSAWALPNDTEQPIRIQANEAQLDDKQGIATYKGDVIITQGSMKITGNTVTITRNAAGEIDVVTSVGNLAYFEQLQKATDPKPVQAYAVTIQYHAPQNRIVLIDKAKVINDGNTTEGEKIVYDTVKQIASAGRANGANVTAPRPRIDMVIQPKKKTDQQKAQ